In Methylovirgula sp., a single genomic region encodes these proteins:
- the cbiB gene encoding adenosylcobinamide-phosphate synthase CbiB, giving the protein MTFTSTFGLTAAVLALEAIFGYPAFLLRVIGHPIMWIGVLIGATESRLNRQSTNAQIQKLSGVVALVFWLACVGICGVVVTRLLGTSIFGELVLALLATSLLAQRSLHDHVRAVATALEREGVEPARAAVGRIVGRNAADLDEAGIARAAIESLAENFSDGVVAPAFWLAVGGLTGAMLYKTINTADSMVGHRTPRFANFGWGSARLDDLVNLPAARLAALLFAAAAVFGGFASAREVWRATRRDAPKHLSPNAGWPETAMAGALGLKLGGPRVYGENVVDGAFMGDGRCDANAKDIFRALELFRRAAAIQICCYAALALVFIWRG; this is encoded by the coding sequence ATGACGTTCACGAGTACGTTTGGTCTCACGGCGGCGGTACTCGCGCTTGAAGCGATCTTCGGCTATCCGGCATTTTTATTGCGCGTGATCGGCCATCCAATCATGTGGATCGGCGTGTTGATTGGTGCGACGGAATCGCGGCTCAATCGGCAATCTACAAACGCGCAAATTCAAAAGCTCTCTGGCGTTGTTGCTTTGGTCTTCTGGCTGGCTTGCGTCGGAATTTGTGGCGTCGTCGTCACGCGGCTGCTCGGCACGTCAATCTTCGGCGAACTAGTGCTCGCGCTCCTCGCAACGAGCTTGCTGGCGCAACGCTCTCTCCACGATCATGTGCGAGCCGTCGCCACAGCGTTGGAGCGCGAGGGGGTTGAACCGGCGCGCGCGGCGGTCGGCCGGATTGTCGGGCGCAATGCGGCTGACCTCGATGAAGCGGGCATTGCACGGGCCGCGATCGAAAGTCTCGCCGAGAATTTCTCCGATGGCGTCGTTGCGCCGGCGTTCTGGCTCGCTGTTGGCGGTCTCACCGGCGCGATGCTCTATAAGACAATCAACACTGCCGACAGCATGGTCGGGCATCGCACGCCACGCTTTGCAAATTTTGGCTGGGGGTCGGCGCGGCTCGACGATCTTGTCAATCTTCCAGCGGCACGGCTTGCGGCATTGCTTTTCGCCGCTGCCGCTGTCTTTGGCGGGTTTGCGTCCGCGCGCGAGGTTTGGCGTGCTACGCGGCGCGACGCACCCAAGCATCTGTCGCCCAATGCCGGATGGCCGGAGACAGCGATGGCCGGGGCTCTCGGCCTCAAGCTCGGCGGTCCGCGAGTCTATGGCGAAAATGTCGTTGATGGCGCCTTCATGGGCGATGGCCGTTGTGACGCGAATGCCAAAGATATTTTCCGCGCGCTCGAATTGTTTCGACGTGCCGCCGCGATTCAGATTTGTTGCTATGCGGCGCTGGCACTCGTCTTCATTTGGCGAGGCTGA
- a CDS encoding cobyric acid synthase, which produces MIARRLMFQGTGSDVGKSLIVAGLARAYRKRGLAVTPFKPQNMSNNAAVTADGGEIGRAQALQARAAGLAPSVHMNPVLLKPQSDVGSQVVVQGRVVGTAKAREYQAWKPKLRAAVLESFATLAAAADLVLVEGAGSPAEINLRANDIANMGFARAVDCPVVLIGDIDRGGVIAQIAGTKAVLDADDAALIRGFIVNKFRGDPTLFEAGMRDIETYSGWPALGLIPYFADAALLPAEDSVPHQRFMPSGKNRPLKIVTPVLPHIANFDDLDPLAAEPNINFMMMRHGTPLPGDADLIILPGSKATRADMDALVAEGWDIDIKAHVRRGGKVLGLCGGFQLLGRRIADPDGIEGAPGETLGLGLLDVETVLGGDKALLAVAGHDTADGAPFKGYEMHIGQTYGPDCMCPMHRLDDGRVEGARSASGLVAGTYVHGLFADDHQRRAWITSLGGNGSDLAYEDQIERTLDGLATHLETHLDLDLLLSLAK; this is translated from the coding sequence ATGATAGCGCGACGTCTGATGTTTCAGGGCACGGGCTCTGACGTCGGCAAATCGCTGATCGTCGCCGGGCTTGCGCGGGCATATCGCAAACGCGGACTCGCGGTCACGCCATTCAAGCCGCAAAACATGTCCAACAATGCCGCCGTGACGGCAGACGGCGGCGAGATCGGCCGGGCGCAGGCTTTGCAGGCGCGCGCGGCGGGGCTTGCGCCAAGCGTGCATATGAATCCTGTCTTATTGAAACCGCAAAGCGATGTCGGTTCGCAAGTCGTGGTGCAAGGCCGCGTCGTGGGGACCGCCAAAGCGCGCGAATATCAGGCTTGGAAACCAAAACTGCGCGCCGCCGTGCTCGAAAGTTTTGCGACACTTGCGGCTGCGGCGGATCTGGTACTCGTCGAGGGCGCCGGGAGCCCCGCCGAAATCAATCTGCGCGCCAACGATATCGCAAACATGGGTTTCGCCCGGGCTGTAGATTGTCCCGTCGTTCTCATAGGTGACATCGACCGCGGCGGCGTCATCGCCCAGATCGCTGGCACGAAAGCGGTGCTCGATGCCGACGATGCGGCGCTGATCCGGGGCTTCATCGTCAATAAATTTCGCGGCGATCCGACGCTCTTCGAAGCCGGGATGCGCGACATCGAAACCTATTCAGGTTGGCCGGCACTCGGACTCATTCCTTATTTCGCCGATGCTGCCCTTCTGCCTGCCGAGGACAGTGTTCCGCACCAACGTTTTATGCCAAGCGGCAAAAACCGGCCGCTCAAGATCGTGACGCCGGTTCTGCCGCATATCGCGAATTTCGACGATCTCGATCCGCTCGCTGCGGAGCCTAACATCAATTTCATGATGATGCGGCATGGCACGCCCCTCCCCGGCGATGCCGACCTGATCATCCTGCCAGGATCGAAAGCGACGCGCGCCGACATGGATGCGCTCGTCGCAGAAGGCTGGGACATCGATATCAAGGCGCATGTGCGGCGCGGCGGTAAAGTTCTCGGCCTCTGCGGCGGCTTTCAATTGCTTGGGCGGCGGATTGCCGACCCGGACGGTATTGAAGGCGCACCCGGCGAAACGCTAGGCCTCGGCCTGCTCGATGTCGAGACCGTGCTCGGCGGCGACAAGGCGCTTTTGGCTGTCGCCGGTCATGACACGGCGGACGGCGCGCCGTTCAAAGGCTATGAAATGCACATCGGCCAAACTTATGGACCGGATTGTATGTGCCCGATGCACAGACTTGATGACGGCCGCGTTGAAGGCGCGCGTTCAGCGAGCGGCCTCGTCGCCGGCACCTATGTCCATGGCCTTTTTGCCGACGATCATCAACGCCGCGCATGGATCACGTCGCTGGGCGGCAATGGCTCCGATCTCGCCTATGAAGACCAGATCGAGCGAACGCTCGACGGCCTTGCCACGCATCTCGAAACTCACCTTGATCTCGATCTTTTGCTCAGCCTCGCCAAATGA
- the cobO gene encoding cob(I)yrinic acid a,c-diamide adenosyltransferase, translated as MTIAQDAPDSGARHKEKMRKRKEAQDEEVAAKTIEKGLLIVHTGRGKGKSTAAFGLLLRAIGHGWRVGVVQFIKGAWSTGERDILATRFADLVSWHTMGEGFTWETQDRARDIAAAEAAWAKAKTLMEDPQIGLVILDELNVALRYDYLPVDDVVAALTQRRPGLHVVVTGRNAPQTLIDAADLVTEMNAVKHHFAAGVKAQAGIEF; from the coding sequence ATGACAATTGCGCAAGATGCGCCTGATTCCGGCGCGCGGCACAAGGAAAAGATGCGCAAGCGCAAGGAAGCGCAGGACGAAGAAGTCGCCGCAAAGACGATCGAAAAAGGTCTGCTGATCGTCCATACCGGACGTGGCAAAGGCAAATCGACGGCGGCTTTCGGCCTCCTGCTGCGCGCAATCGGACATGGATGGCGCGTCGGTGTCGTGCAATTCATCAAGGGCGCGTGGTCGACGGGCGAACGCGACATCTTGGCGACGCGCTTCGCCGATCTCGTCTCCTGGCACACGATGGGAGAAGGCTTCACCTGGGAAACGCAGGATCGCGCCCGCGACATCGCCGCCGCCGAAGCCGCCTGGGCGAAGGCGAAAACGCTGATGGAAGACCCGCAGATCGGACTTGTCATCCTCGACGAACTGAACGTCGCCTTGCGCTACGATTATCTGCCGGTCGATGATGTCGTCGCGGCGCTGACCCAGCGGCGTCCCGGCCTGCATGTCGTTGTCACGGGACGTAATGCGCCGCAGACCCTGATCGACGCCGCCGATCTCGTGACCGAAATGAATGCGGTCAAGCATCATTTCGCGGCGGGCGTCAAAGCTCAGGCCGGAATCGAGTTTTAA